acgagcaagtttatctgcaactctgagcagatgacacagaagtaacgcgccgcatcgctacgatgaccaggtactgtaaagttggtagtatcctgtgatggaaatggtctggagtaggacctggtaccagagtcgagtcgagccgagtcaagccggtaccacgaagtggaaacgcagcaatagataaccaaacaaacagaactgttttaaaaaaGGTTCCCCTGTTCCAAAAACCACCGGCAGAGCATCGACATTACAACAGGTATCCTTCGGAGTGACCACAAAAGAACACAGTGATTCCTACAACACGTCAAAGGTTGTGCTTTAGTGTAAACACGTACAAAAATGTCATGCTGAATAAAACCTTTTTCTTTTAAAGTTagaatgatatatatatatatacaacgaATGATAATACTGACTTTTGTTAGAGATATGGAAAATCTGCttaagatacatttttttttgtgtgtaattgtCTGTTACTCCTTGAAAGTCGGTGTTATCGACGTCCCCTTGTAGAAAATATTCCGTGTGTTATCTGGACTGTTGGCTCTCTCTGGAATCAGGATGACATTATTGCCCTTCCGCCGTAGTGTCGACTCGCGGCTGGAGGCGACCGACGGGGTGTCCGACGTGGTCTCTCCGCCCGCACCTCCTGCTACTCCGCCCCCCCCAGACCCAGAAGTGCAGCTGTCTCCTGGAGTGACCCGGATGGTGGACAGGCCCTGTGGGTGGAGCCTCTGCTCGTACTGGCCGGTGTTCTGCGTGTGGACGGTAACTATGGGCGGGGTGCTGACGGTGGCGGTGGTGGTAACAATGTGATTGGCACGTTTTCGATCGATGGACCCTTCACGTACTGAGTCTGAGCTTTCGGAGTCTCTGTTGAGATCATTGAGCTCAAACGACTGCCTCAAGTTTCCGCCTCCTGCACTCCCTGTacccccactaccaccaccaccagctcCAGTGCCGTGATCCAGAGACCGCCACCTCCACGACCCGCTTCCGTCTGTGGATGGAGGTTGGATCACTGGCTTGTTGTTCTCAGGGTGGGCTTCGACTCTGACGATGGCTCCAGTACTCCCGCAGATACTGCCCACAGAGCTGGCTCCTGTGGTGCTGGCGCCATCTTGATCGGTCAGAGCTTTGAAGCGAGCGGAAGTCTGACAGCTGGCGGTTGTACCGCAGCCGATGCTGCTCTCATCTAAGCTCTTGGAGTGGGTTTGGAGTAGGCCCTGCTGCTTGGACATTGCGATCACCTGCATGATGCGTGGCTGTGGGACTGGAATGCCGTCATTAGTCCTGCAGGCGGCGCTCTTCTCTGCCGCCCTTTGCCAGTTCGCCTGGACTGTGCTGTTTACTGTGGATATGGTGTCGCCTCCCATTGTCCTCGGTGATGCGGCGTTGTAATTCTCATGAGCTTCTTCTGGTATGTGAACTAACTGTGAGGACCCAGGTCTGGACTGCATGGCTATCCGGGCCCCTCCTGTGATGCCGCTACAGTTACTGGGTAAGGTGGTGCTGGCACCTGTCGGCAGCTTGGACATGTATGCATGACCGTCGAAGCCTCCGTTCAGACCCATCGCTGACGGCTCAGAGCTGGACCGGAGTTCCATGCTCCCGTGGTGGTGCGGGTGCTGCGAGGACTGGCCCGAGGACGAATCtacagaggaggaaaaggagtcGGGCACCTGGAGGGAACATTTATggttattatttttgcttttccACTGAGAAAGAAGCTGCTTGGAGCGGCTGGAGTCCATGGAGGCGTGGTGGAGGGTGGCGGCGTGGCGTCTGGCCGCTTCCTCGTATGCCGCCATGGCCTGGGGGGTGTGGACTCGTGGAAGAGTGTGACTGAAGGTGGCGAAGGCGTCTTTGTTCTGCGGGCTACGGGGGGAGATGGCGTCGGCGTCAGCGCCGGGGCGTTTCAAAGTGTCCTCGGGTCTCTGCTGCTGCAGGCCGCGGTGGAGGAGGCCTTCGGAGTGGGAGGTGGGAAGGCCCGGCTCTGCGGCCATGCTGGCTTTCATCTGCAGGTGGT
This genomic window from Sphaeramia orbicularis chromosome 20, fSphaOr1.1, whole genome shotgun sequence contains:
- the LOC115411557 gene encoding LOW QUALITY PROTEIN: phospholipid phosphatase-related protein type 4-like (The sequence of the model RefSeq protein was modified relative to this genomic sequence to represent the inferred CDS: deleted 1 base in 1 codon), which codes for MSARDKGVLTKDSVSLLPCFYFVEMPILVSFVVSLYFLEWTDVFKPVKSGFNCHDRSLSLPYVDPNHEVIPLLMLLSLAFAGPAITIMIGEAILFCCLSRRKSGAGAEANINAAGCNFNSFIRRAVRFVGVHAFGLCATALITDILQLMTGYPTPYFLTVCKPNYTTLNVSCEQNPYVMEDICSGPDPAAINQGRKSFPSQHATLASFAAVYVSMYFNSTLTDSSKLLKPLLVFSFIICAIICGLTRIIQYKNHAIDVYLGFLLGGAIAVYLGLYAVGNFQPSEDASTSPPPQLHRPPCSLPHISQEAVLHHLQMKASMAAEPGLPTSHSEGLLHRGLQQQRPEDTLKRPGADADAISPRSPQNKDAFATFSHTLPRVHTPQAMAAYEEAARRHAATLHHASMDSSRSKQLLSQWKSKNNNHKCSLQVPDSFSSSVDSSSGQSSQHPHHHGSMELRSSSEPSAMGLNGGFDGHAYMSKLPTGASTTLPSNCSGITGGARIAMQSRPGSSQLVHIPEEAHENYNAASPRTMGGDTISTVNSTVQANWQRAAEKSAACRTNDGIPVPQPRIMQVIAMSKQQGLLQTHSKSLDESSIGCGTTASCQTSARFKALTDQDGASTTGASSVGSICGSTGAIVRVEAHPENNKPVIQPPSTDGSGSWRWRSLDHGTGAGGGGSGGTGSAGGGNLRQSFELNDLNRDSESSDSVREGSIDRKRANHIVTTTATVSTPPIVTVHTQNTGQYEQRLHPQGLSTIRVTPGDSCTSGSGGGGVAGGAGGETTSDTPSVASSRESTLRRKGNNVILIPERANSPDNTRNIFYKGTSITPTFKE